Within Flagellimonas maritima, the genomic segment ATTGAGAATTATCTTGAAAATCATTCTGCCATCAATAAGGATATGACTTTGATGACACGTCAATTGAGTCCAACCCCTCAGGGAATTCCTTTGGAAATATATGCTTTTAGCAGTGACAAGCGATGGGAAAGCTATGAATATATTATGGCTGATATATTTGACCATTTATTGGCGGCACTCCGCTATTTTAAACTTGAAATTTTTGAGCTACCCACATCTTTAAATCCAATTTTGGACAAAATTGTAGAAACTAAATAGATTAAAGCATTTCCGGATATATTCTTAACGCCACCATGTATCTTTTGGTTCAGGAAATTTATCAAGGATTATTGGTTCACCGATTTTGGGTGTTATCAATGGAACCTTGAGTTCTTTTGCCGTTTTGGAGATACGCTCAATAGGGTCTGTCCAAGAATGAAGTGAGAGCTTGAATGCTCCCCAATGTATGGGCATAATGTATTTGGCTTTCACATCCAACCCTGCTTGCACTGTCTCCTCGGGAAACATATGAATATCAGGCCAAGATTCATTATACTGCCCACATTCCATCAAGGCAAAATCAAATGGGCCGTACTTTTGCCCTATTTCCTTAAAATGATTGGCATAGCCGCTATCGCCGCTAAAGAAAATGTTTTCGGTCTCCGACTGGATTATCCATGAACTCCATAATGTACTTTGACGGTCATTGATCTTTCGCCCAGAGAAATGTTGCGCTGGAGTACAGACAAATTTCAAACCATCAAAATTTTGTTCTTCCCACCAATCCAATTCTGTTATTTTATTTTGTGGCACACCCCACGCCCGTAAATGGATACCAACACCCAGCGGTGTGTAAAAATGTCCGACCTTATGTTTTAAATTGCGAATGGATTCATAATCTAGATGGTCGTAGTGATCATGAGAGATCAAAACAGCATCAATTTGTGGCAGTTTTTCTATTTGCAATGGTAGTTCTTTACTAAAACGTCCACTTCCCAACAATGGATGTGGTGCCGGTACATTGCTTAGCATGGGATCTATCAATATATTTTTATTGCTTATTTGTAAGAGAAAAGCAGAATGCCCAAACCAAATCATTCTTGTATCACTATTGTAATCAGCTATAGCTGCTGAATCCAACTTTTGAACTTGAATTGGTTCTTCAGGTACTCCTTTGGGAACTTTTGTAAAGAAAAATTTTCTTGCAATTCCCAACGTCTGCCAGAAACCCAAATCTTCAGGTACATTCTTTACATTTTTAAATTTACCATTTGAAAAATTAGCTGAACCGGAATAACTTTTTTGAAGCTCATTAGTAACATTTCCTCCAAAGCTTGGGTAAAAATTTACAAAGATGAAATATATGATGACAAGAATCCCAATGAGGCCCAAAATGAAGAAAAGCATTCTTTTTAAATTTTTTTTTAGCCTCTTCAATAACTGGATTTTTTCAGTCCTTAGTTTATGCTCGCCACTTGAGTATCAGAATAGGAAACCCTATAAATAGCATCTCCGTAGTCATCGGAAATCAACATGGACCCGTCTTCCAAGAACAAAATATCTACAGGCCTGCCAAATTGTTCTTGGCTGTCCTCATTGAGCCAACCATCCAAAAAAGTTTCATAGCTTACAGCTTTATTACCTTCTAATTTAACCAGTGAAATTTTATAACCAACTTTTGAAGAACGGTTCCAAGAGCCATGTTCTGCTATAAAAGCATGGCCTTTATACTCGCTAGGGAACATATTGCCGGTATAAAATTTAACTGCCAAAGGGGCTACATGTGCTCCTAAATTCTGTACGGGAGGTATGAAATCAGCGCATGGAAATTTATCTCCAAACTCTGGGTCCTTTACCGTTCCTCCGTGGCAGTAGGGATAACCAAAATGATCACCTGGGACAGTAACTTTATTAAGTTCACAGGGAGGTATGTCGTCTCCCATCATGTCGCGCCCGTTATCCGTAAACCAAAGTTCTCCAGTTTCTGGGTGCCATGTAAAGCCCACTGTATTTCTAACCCCTTTGGCATATATTTCCCTATCGCTCCCGTCCGGGTCCATACGTGTAATAGATGCAAAACGTTCATCTTCACTTTCACAGATATTGCAAGGTGCGCCAACGGGGACATATAATTTTCCATCTGGACCAAAAGCAATGTACTTCCATCCGTGATGAAATTCCTTTGGATAATCATCGTAAATTACTTCGGGTTGTGGCGGGTTGGACAAATTCTGTTCTATATTTGGATATTTGAGCAACCGCCCAACTTCCGCAACATATAAAGCTCCGTCCCTAAAAGCTATTCCGTTTGGAACTTCCAGTGTTGAATCCAAAACCATTATTTTTTCAGCCTTAAAATCGCCATCAGTGTCTTTGAGTGCGTAAACTGTATTTTCATTTCTGGTTCCCACGAAAAGCGTATCGTCATCGCCCATTGCCATAGATCGAGCACCGTCGATTCCTTCTGCGAATACCGAAATTTTAAATCCATCAGGCAGGTTTAAATTTTCTATCGGGAGATTGGTGGTATCAACCTGATTTTCTTCGTTTTCCCCAATAGGTTCTTTAGGTCCTTCTTTTTTTTCGTTGCAAGATGTGATGTATGAGATCAATAAGGAAGAAAGAATCAATTTTAGGGCCAAGGGTTTTAATTTCATGATTTTGTTGGTTACATTCCATTTAACGTAAAAACTTTTTTTTAAATATAAAACTATGATAAAATTGTATCTGGTTTTTGTGAATACTTCTTTAATCAAGAGTTCAATATATAAAGGTCATATTTTGATTAATATGTTGTATTATATTTTCTTAATTATTCTTCCCAAAAATCAGGTACTTCTGTAGTTCCATAAACCGTACAGTCTATACATCCCCTTGGACTTACTATATATAGATTTTGAAGAGGAGTGGGCTCCTCACCTCTGTATTTATGTGTACCGGATTTGATAAGATCAAAAAGTATTGGACTACTTAAAGGATATTGATCAGTAGGACAATCTCTTATAAAATTAGGTGGGTCATTGTCCGAAAAAAAATCTTCGTACTCCAAGAATATTCTCTGCGAGTTTACCTGTGAAACCTCGAAAAGTCCCAATACCCTTGTTCCGTTAGTGTTTTCAGCAACAATATTGCCTTTTATAAAACCCGGTTGCGTTTGGGCAAAAACCGTACGTACATTTGAAAAATCGCGCAAATCTTCATAAAATGTCTGGGCGGTCCGTGATTGAACATACTGGTTCACTAATATACTGTACCTACTACGAAGTTCAAAAGCTGTTTTGGGAAGGAATCTAACTGGGAAATCCCGTATCCTGCTTTCTGATAAATTTTCAGCAGTCGCTATCAATATTTCGTTTGAGAGCTGTGTTCGATAACAAATATTTTCCTCCCTAGTTTTAGCAACTCTCTCTAGCGTTGGAGGTGTTTCGGAAACAACTACTAAATCGTAAATAGGATCAGCCACGGAAACTACTTTAAAGGTCTCCTCATAATCATATCTGTAAAAAACTGCTTCACCCTCTGGATCGAAGCTGTTTGCCAATATTGAAATACCCTCTTGTCCATTATCATCAGTACTTCTTACGGGTATTATACCCTCTAGTTCCGCATCTTGCGAAATTAATAATGGCCCTGCTCTAAAAGAATTTCCATTTGAGGTATTTATGGAAAGTGTATAGGAAACTCCAGATTGAACACCAAAAGTAGCATCAGAGATATAAGTACCAGGTTCGGCCTCACTGAATACGAAGTTGTTACCCATATCGTCGGATATTGAAACGCTTGCTCCATTCTCCGTTTGTACTGTACTACCGAACAAAAAAGTATTGGAGATATATATTTCCTGATGTTTTTCTTGACTGGTAATAAGAGCATCTATAACCAAGATATCCTCAAAGTCCTCTTCAGGAGCCTCAAAAGGCTCAGTACATCCTATAAAGAAAGACAGCAATACTGCAAATACACATATGCTGCGCCTAAATTTTGAATTCTCCAATATCATATAAATCATTGTCAAAAATCATTCAACGGTAATAGTATCTAGAATAGAGACCGGTTTTCCAGTGTGAGTGAATCCTTCTATAGATATTTCGAAATCACCTTTTAAATCCGAAGTAAAAAAAGTTATACGTTGAGTATCATCAATTTCAAAATTTGGAAGCCATAGAAGTTGTTGCCTCAAATCAGGAATACGTTCTAAATCTTTTGAGGATTCGTTCCCATAACTTTGGCGGAAATAGTTTTTAATTTCAGTCTGTCTATTCAGTTTCAGAGCTGTCATATCATTTTTGCTTGCTAGTGCAGCGTAATTTTGGTCGAATGTTTTTATATCAATTATTCCATCAAAAATCTGGGATCCCATCCTATAATATTCTTTTACGATATTGATTTGTTCAATTGAATTTGAACTGAAGTTATTTATGAAATAATCTTGATCTTTGACAAAAAGCCCATCTACTATAAGTAGGGACGTAAACTCTGAATTGTTAAATTCTCCATTGAGTGTTCTTAAATTAAAGACATATTTATCATTTTTGTTTTCTGTAAGCCATACATTATCTAAAATTTCAAGAACCGTTTCTTTGATAGTAGGGAATCTAGTATAGTCGTCTAAAAGATAAGTTATACCCTTAGTACCATAGAAATTGAGTTCATTAACATTACTTGTTATTGTATCAGGTTTTACTTTAAAATAAGCATTTTCTATCTGATTCTGAATACTTCTCTTTAATATTAAATCATTCATTTCGGGATTTAATCTGAAAGATTCAAACTTAACCTTATCTGAATTGAAGGGACTAGCAAAATCATCTAACTCAATAGTAAGTCCATCGACATTATCGTCGATAAGTTGAATCAAAATTTCTTCACTTCTGTAGGGTTTTGTAATGTTGGCATGGAACTGACCAAGGACATCTGTTCTGGCAATTTTTAATTGATAGTCCTCACCCGGAACAGAAAAAGCTATTTTGAGATTTTCTAGCGGTATATCTGTACTTTTGGCAACGACTCTACCAGTAACAAGTTCTCCTCTTAGCTCAGGAAGTGTAATATTATTATCAAATGTAGGTGGTGAAATCTCTTTTGACTCTAAATGATCAACAGTCGTTTTTTTTTGATTTGGGAAAACTGGGCTATACTTTCTTACTGAAATCGAATATTCTCCATCTGGAATTTTTTTGGAATTAATTCCTTCAAATTCCATAATAACCTCATCTCTTTTTCCATAATTTTTTTTTGAAATAAATAATTGTAGAGGACTTTTATTTAACTCAGATAGCGCAGAATTGGAAGGTCTTAAATCACTCTTGCTCTGTAAATCTTCCTTAGAGACTTCTGATTCAAGAAAATCCCTTTGATTATTACTGTATGGATTTAAAATAATCACATCGTCACTAAAAAAAATTTCTTGGCCCCAGTTACTCATCCACTTTGTGTACGCAACTAGTTTATAATTTCCAGATCGCGTATCAACTGGTAAAAAGAAATCCCCTTGACCAAAACCATTATCCAATCTTATCTTTTGTTTAAATACACGCTCTCCTTCTTTATCTACCAATTCTAAATAAGCTATCTTACTTATATGACTTAATTTGTTGGTTTCTGAATTCAAACAATAAATTTTGTAATACATATATTCACCAACCATAAATAAAGATGAATTATAATGCACAAAAATACTTTCTTGGGCAGTATTCTCTAATACCTTTATTTTATCTTTTGCAATTGATTTATTTTGTCCATAATTTTGGACTGATAAAATCATTATAAAAAAACTGATTAAAATTTTCATATTGTTATCAATATTATTCTTCCCAAAAATCAGGTTCGATATTACTTCCATAAACAGTACAATCTATACAGCCAAATGGGCTAACAACAAATCCCGTTGGGTCCCCGTCTCCTCTATATTTATGGGTCTTTCTTTTAATAAGGTCTAACAAAATCGGATCTCGACTTCCCCCTGCCAAAACGGGGCAATCTCTTATAAATCCTGGTGGTCTATTATCGAAGAAAAAATCATCATACTCAAAAAATATACGTTTTGAACTTACTTGTGAAACTTCGAAAAGCCCTAAAACACGTGTGCTACTTCCATTGTCAGAAACGATATTACCTACTATAAAACCAGGTTGGGTTTGGGCAAATACAGTTAACACATTGGAAAAATCCCTTAAATCTTCATAAAAGCTTTGTGCCGTTCGAGATTGTATATATTGATTTACCAATATGCTGTAGCGTGTACGAAGTTCAAAGGCTGTTTTAGGGATGAACCTTACTTGAAAATTCTCAATTCTACTCTCAGTAAGATTTTCTGAAGTCGCAAGGAGAATTGAATTGGAAAACTGTGTTCTATAACATATATTTTCTTGTCTGGTCTTAGGTACCTTTTCCAAGAGCGGTGGATTCTCAGATACCACGATTAAATCAAATTGAGGGTTAGCAACAGAAACTATTTTGAACGTCTCAACATAGTCATACCGATAAAAAACTGCTTCTCCCGTAGGGTCAAAGCCATCCGCTACAATCGCAATACCTTCCTCGCCGTCTTCTGTAGTACTTCTAACTGCCCGTATTTCTTCCAATTCCGCTTTTTGTTCTATTGACACAGGGCCTCCAGTAAAGGAATCACCCTGTTGTGTAACAACGGAAAGGGAATATAGCACCCCGGATGCCGCCCCAAACGAAGTATCGGAAATGTATTTGCCGGGCTCTTGTTCTGTAAAAGAATACGTGCTGTTATCATTTCCAATAATGCGAACCACAGCTCCACTTTCCGCTTCAAGTTCAGCATCAAAAAGAAAGGTTCTCGAAAGATTTACCTCTTGGGATCTTTCCTCAGTTGTGATAAGTGCATCAATGACCAAAATATCTTCAAAGTTTTCCGTTGGTGCTGTAAAAGGTTCGGTACAGCCAAGAATACACAATAGCAACACGGCTAGTGTTAATATGTTATATTCAACTCTCGAATTTAAAACCATCCTTTCTAGAACTTAAAATTATACGTAATTGAAGGTACTGGAATATTGAAAATCGATGCTTGCTGACCTTTCACTTCGCCATTTTCTGTAACGAAAAAAACCGAGAAGGGGTTGTTTCTTCCCAAGACATTATATATGGATATTGTCCAGAAACTATGGGCAAACTTTTTGATTTTATGATTACCCTCTATATTAAGACCGATGTCCAATCTATAAAAATCTGGAATACGAAAACTATTTCTATCACTAAAAACCACAAATTCAGAATTGTTAAAAGAAAAACTGCCAACAGGAACCGTGACTGGTCTGCCAGTCTGGTAGGTGAAATTAGTGGAAAGACTGAATCTTTTTGAGAATTTGTAATTGGTAACTAGACTTAAATCATGGGGCTTGTCAAAATTAGAAGGAAAAAAATCACCATTATTAATCTGTTCTTCAGGAAATTCGCTTTCAAATTTAATAAAAGAGCGAGAGTATGTGTATCCCAGCCAGCCATTGAGCTTACCTTTATTTTTTCGTATCAAGAACTCTATCCCATATGATTCTCCTTCACCTTGCAATGTTTCCAAAACAATGTTTTCGTTGAGTAATATTTGGGCTCCAGTTTTAAAATCAAGAATATTATCAGAACGTTTATAAAATCCTTCGAGGCTAAGTTCAAATGTGTTTCCATCGATATTTTTGAAAAGACCCAATGTAAATTGGTCCGCACTTTGAGGTTCAATGTTAGAATCCGAAATTTTCCAAGTATCAATCGGTGAGACAGTTGTGTTATTGGATAGCCTATGAATATATTGGTATGTTCTACCATATCCACCTTTTATGGATAAACTCGGATTTAATAAATACCTAGCAGAAATGCGGGGTTCTGGATTAAAAAAGGATTCTATTACCTCATTTTTCTCAAAATTTAACGTATCGGTAATTGAACCTTGATTTCTAGGCTGACCTTCCTCAAAGACTAGTTGGGAGCCTTGTCCCAGGGCTAAAAAATTTGAAAGTCTGACTCCTGCCTCAACTGATAATTTATCCGTTATATCAAGATTTGCAGAAAGAAAGAATGCTGATTCCAATCCTCGTTCTTGATCAATGAACTTGGGCTCGACTATAGAATTGTTCTCATCCAATGGCTCTAGATTACCGGGATCTATATTATACAATTTACTTGCAATTCCATAATTATATGAAAACTTGGAGTCTTTAATGTGATTGATTTTTAGTTTTACCTCACTTTCATTCACTTTGTATCCAAACAGAAAATCATCGTTAGAATCCCCATCAAATTCTATGTCAAAATTATATTGACTATTTGACGCTATTAAGCTACTAGTGGTTTTTTCGTTAAAAGCATGATCCCATTTGAGTGAGACAAGCTGATTTTTATATATAAAAAGAGAATCAGATGTTATACTAAAATCATCCCTGCTATAGTAACCTGTAGCCTTTATGCTGTTATTACTATTAATTTTATGATTGTAATTCGCTAAAAAATCATAAAATGAGGCCTCGCTATTTTCCAGATCAGGTTCGTCCAATGAGCGTAAAATCCAGTTTGCGTACGCTCCTCGACCTCCTAATAATAATGAAGATTTATCTTTAAAAACAGGAAGCTCAATCACAGCATTACTAGTAACCGGACCTATCGATGCCTCTCCTTTAATTTTTTGAGTGTCTGCGTTTTTGGTTTTGATATCAAATACAGAAGATAACCTTCCGCCATATTCTGAAGGGAAACTCCCTTTATAGACATTTAAGCTACTAATGGCAAAAGGGTTCAATGCTGAAAAAATCCCAAAAAAATGTTGGGGATTATAAACAACCGCATCATCCAATAAAATTAGATTCTGGTCTGATTTACCCCCTCTTACATTAAATCCTGCAGAACCCTCACCCGCCGTTGATATTCCAGGTAGTGAGGTTGCCACTCTTAAAACGTCTCTCTCTCCTAAAACCAATGGAATATTCTTTGACTCTTCTGCATCAATTCTTTCAGAACCACTCGTAGTTGTTGCCACATTTTTATCTGCATCTGCCTCAACTATAACTTCATCCAAAAGCTCTAAACTCTCATTTAAAGTGAAATCAAGACTGCCATCATTATATAAAACTACCCGTTGCTTTGTGTTCTCAATACCTAAAGCAATCATTTCTAAAATATGGGTTCCTAGTGGTAATTGTATTTCGTAAGCTCCATTTATATCAGTAATGGCAGCTTTGTTCTCATTTCTTACAATGATTTGTAAATCCGGTATGGGTTCACCTGTTGTATTGTTAAGGATGACTCCTTTGAGGATGGCAGATTTAGAGCGTTGTCCCCTATTTCTTTTTCCCACTCTATAGGTTTTAATGGTAGAAGGACTATTGGAATCTGACTTTGTAGCGAGTATTGGTATATCGTCTTCTTCCAAGAGCTGTAAATCTTGGTTGGTTATGGTATCTGCTGTGCTATTTCTTTGAAAAACCTTCGGTAGCGAGTCATAAATAATACTATTTTTCGTCAAGACTATTTTATTCGCTTCTAGTATATAGAAATTAACTTCTATTTTCCCTAAAATATCTTCTAAAATAACATCTATAGTAGAATTGTAATCCCCTGATATTAAATTTGTTCCAAGCCATTCTTTTAGATAGTAAAACTCATAATCCGAAACTTCTTCAATCTTTGACAATGCTTCAGAAATAGTAATATCATCAAAGGATAAGGATATTTTTGTTGTATCATTTTGCCCTAGGGCAAAATTTACCGTTATCAAACATATTAGTAAAAAGATTAATCTCATGTGGTTGGTTCTACGCTGTTTTTAACTGCTCTAACTCATTTAATCGAGCTATAAGCAATTTGATAAAGGTGTCTTGGTCTGATTTTAAAAGTTGTCTATATCCCTTATAATAATCCTTTATCACAGATTTATAATCGGGGAAAATTGAAATTAAATCATTTCTTGTTGTTACAGGATTATATTCGTTCCCGTATTTTAGATAATAGGTACTACTTTGATTGAACTCGTAGAATATTTTACCGCTCCTAGCTTTTTTTGCCGGTTTCTTTTTATACTTTTTATAGAGATTGAAGAATTCGGTTTCTGAAAGTAGCTCACAATACCCAAAAGGCTCATTGGTTTTGCTGTTTAGTGCTTTGATATTGATAAACCTCTTACTATTCAGTGAAAATTCGTCTACAAGAGACTTAATAATTTTAAATGCCAAACCACTTGATGAATTTTGCGGTCTCACGATAATTTCATCATAAAACAAATCATACTTCATATAAGTCCCATAATAATCTTGACCATCATATCCTATGAAACCTTCTAAGAACTCATCAGTTTCAAGAAACTGATGTTTTTCATCTAAAACAATATATTCATTATTGTACTGAATACCATTATAAAGGCCTGAGACTTCCACCCCAACAATTTTATCGAAGGTTTCATACAAATCGTCTTTTTTAATATCTGACTGAGCCTCAATATTATTTATAAATAGAATTGTAAAAATTAACTTGGAAGTAATGAAGAAATACTTTCTCATGCTTTAAAAATAAAACAAGATTTTATATCTCTGACTGTATTGTAGGATATTAACACTTTAGTTTTCATAATAAATTCTTATTAGTAAGATTCAATTTTTTTATGGATGAGATTTATTTTGAAGAAAGATATATCTTGAATTTTTGAGTTAGTTTTCAGAAAATTATTTTAAAATAAATTAATTGGAAGAAAAGTCACTAATCTCCCCTTTATAAGATATTGTGGTTCTGTGCGAACTGGTTATATTAATACGGCTTTGTAGATTAGGATATAGATTCACGTTTACATCATAGGTTTCCATGTTATTGTTTATAAGGAAATCAAGTTTGTATCCTTTGCCATCATCGTTTTTTGTCATTCTAAAGTTTTTGGGAGCTCCGTCAAATTGAATGCCATTGTTCGTATTGCCATAAGTACCGCCCATTTGCCTCTCGCCATAATAAGGTAACTTTGCTACAACACTATCTTTTAAGATATGTAAGTAATTATTGCTTCCAGATATATCAATCATACTTGCAGTACTACCCCATGGAAGCAAACCGGCATTTGCCAAATTACCAAGACTGCCTGTAGCTAACGGCCAAGCCCAACGGGCTGTTATGGCAAAAGAATTATTGGAAACAATTTGATCTAACCTCTCGACCTGTTCTTTAGAATATTCAGGCTTAGGGTTTGATGCACAACCAATAATGGCTATAGAAAGTAAAATGAATATTGTTCTTTTTGGTGAATTCATACTTGATATATTATAGATACACTTCAAAATATGAAATTTTAATCTTTTCCCATTTGAATTTATTTTATAGGGGAGAGTTTTAGATTATCGATTTTAAAAAAAGAACTGGATAAGACTACTAAATCTTTTTCACCCTTACAGCATTCATCCCTTTCATCCCCTTTTCCAATTCAAAGGATACTTTATCATTTTCAGCAATTTCATCAATTAAACCGCTAACATGGCAAAAGTATTTTTCCTGTGTTTCAGAATCAATGATAAAGCCAAATCCTTTTGAAGTATCAAAGAAAGAAACTTTTCCATTTCTTATTGGATCGAACTCCTCTTCTTCCACATCTTCTTTTTTGGGTATGCCAAGAGTTATGTTCTCTGCTTCAACAGCTATTTTTTGGGATGGATCAGGTGGTGTGTCCGTCAGATTTCCATTGTAATCAACATATGCAAATTGAATCCCTGTTTTACCACTTTCTTTTGCTTCCGCTTTTCGGGCATTTTTCTTCTTCTGCTTTTCCTCTTTTTTCTTTAAGCGTTTTTTTTCCCTTTCCGATTTGTTGTATGTCTGTTGCGATTTAGCCATAAATTTTACCTGCGAATTGTTTTTATAAAGTTAATATTGTTGAATTGTTTAAAGATAATAAATGACACCATGTTAAAGCACCATTTTTTCAATAATTATTAGTGATTCATAATTATTGTACCGTACTACCAATAATTGAAACTTATGTAGTTAAAATTAGGGATATGGCACTTACTTTTTGAATCTTTCAAAAATCGCCAAAGTTTTTGTTGTATTGATGAAATAAACCCCTGTAAGTAAAACTATTGCGGCGATAATGGATTGTGTCGTTATCTGTTCATTTAAAAAATACCATCCCAATATTAGAGCTACTATGGGATTTACATAAGTAGAAGTTGCCACTTTTTCAGGAGAAACGGATTTTAGTAGATAATTGAATGATGTAAAAGCCAGAATACTCCCAAAGACAATTAAAAGCACCATGACCCATTGAACTTTTTCGCTCCAATTTATTGGAGAAATCCATTCCTCGCCAAATCCCAAACTCATAAACGCAAGTATTATCCCCCCGTAAACATCTGATATCCTGTATTTACAAAATAATTGGAAGGCATATCTGCTTTAGCAACAAAAAGACTGCCATACCCCCAACTTAGCATACATAAAAAAATCATGACCATCCCGGTAACGGAATTTTCTTTTGCTATAATCTCTTTTTGACTTACCAAAAGATAGATTCCAATGATACCGAATACAACGCCAATTACTGACATGGGTTGAATCTTTTTACCATGAAGGATACGCATAAGCAACAAAACAATGAGAGGTTGAGCAGATATTTCAAGTGCGGCAAAACCTGTATCAACATAACGAAGTGCCCAAACAACTATCCCGTTGCCAAAGCTTAAAAAAAGAAAACCAGCTATAATCGAATTCAGAAGTTGTTTCTTGGCAACTCTGATTTTAATTCCCATGAGTTTTGCCAAGACCAATATTAAAATTCCTGCAATAGTAAATCTAAACGAAGCCAACATGAAGGCAGGAAGTTCCAAAACCGCAATCTTGTTCAAAAGATATGTTGACCCCCATATTACATAAATGGCAAAAAAAGCAACTATTATAAGTATTTTGTTTGAAGATTTTCCCATTTCGATATTGAAGAATAATCTACAATATTACGGATGTTCAAGAGAAGATAATCGATGTTTTGCATACTATTGATAAAAAGCCTGAAGAATCAAGAATACTGATTGATATCGAGTAGATAGGAAGCAATATCCCTTTCCAATTTTTTAAAACGTTCAAGATGCAATTGTATTTCTTTTCGTAAACCTTCTGCTA encodes:
- a CDS encoding cold-shock protein produces the protein MAKSQQTYNKSEREKKRLKKKEEKQKKKNARKAEAKESGKTGIQFAYVDYNGNLTDTPPDPSQKIAVEAENITLGIPKKEDVEEEEFDPIRNGKVSFFDTSKGFGFIIDSETQEKYFCHVSGLIDEIAENDKVSFELEKGMKGMNAVRVKKI